The Corallococcus caeni region CCGGCGGCGGGTAGAGGTCCTCGAGGATTTCGGAGCGCTCGGGATACATCTGCTCGAACCGGGCGAGGGCCTTGGGGCCGCCATCGAGCGCCCGCATGTACTCGGACCAGGCCTCCGCGAAGTCCTCCGTGTAGACGCCGGACTTCTCGAAGCTCTCCTCCGTGTAGTCGTTGAGGTGGTTGCCGTCCGAGGCCGCGGCTTCCGCCCAGCCATCGGGGATGGGCGGGGGCTCGCCCGAGAGCCTCTCGAAGATGCCGGACAGGATGCTGTCGTTCGCGTCCTCCACCTGCCGGCCGATGAGGTGGCCGATTTCGTGGTGGAAGATGTCGGCCGTCACGTTGGCCTGGCCGTCATAGAAGGTGATGGTGCCGTCGCCCGCGCGCGCGGCGGCCCCATCCGGATCCGGGTCCTTCTTGACGACGACGTGCTCGAGCGAGCCGCGAAGGTCCTCCGGCGTCTCGCTGTACGAATCGATGACCTGGGTGAGGACGTCCGCCGCGTCCGCGTCGCTGCCCTCCTCGATGGACACGGTGAACGTGTCGTCGCCGACGCGGACGACGTAGAGGTCGCTATTGCCGAAGGGCAGGGACACGGGCGTGATGGAGACCTGCTCCGTCTTCCCGTCGGTGTTGGTGAAGGGCACCGTGTTGCCCGTCGCCAGGGCCTCTTCCACCGCGGCATGGCGGGGGTTGATGAGCTTCCCCAGGTCGCCGGGCAGCAGGGGCGGGAGCGGCGGGAGGAGGGGCTTCGTGAGCCGGGCCGGCTCGAAGCCGCTGGTGCCCTGGAACGCGCGCACCGCCGTGTTCTGGAGGCGGGGCGGGGCGGTCAGGGTGGCCGGAGTGGGGGCCTTGGGCGTCTGGAGCGCGGGGGCCGGCGAGAGGGGGCGGGACAGAAGCTTCGTGAGCATGAGGGGCTCTCCTTGCCCCCTGTACGGAATGCGTCCGCACCCGGTTACACCCGGACTCACGTGGGCCCCGGTTCACCCACTGAGGACTCAGGCGCTGCGCAGCGTGAGGAGCGTCACCTCGGGCGGGATGCCGATGCGGAAGGGGAGCCAGTGCCCCGTGCCGCCGGAGACGTAGAGGTGGCTGTCGCGGAAGCGATAGCGGCCCAGCATGTGCTTGAAGGCGAAGCCGAACAGCGGGACCCCGAGGAAGGCCACCTGTCCGCCGTGGGTGTGGCCCGCGAGCGTGAGGCGCGCGCCGCGCTCGGCGGCGTAGGGGAAGAAGTCCGGGTGGTGGGAGAGGCAGAGGACCACGTCGTCCGGGTGGCCCTCCTTGAACGCCGTCTCCGCGGAGTGCTGCCAGCGCTGGTCACGCACCGTGCGGCTGCGGCCGGACATGGGGAAGTCCACGCCCACCACGCGCAAGCGCTGGCCGCCATGCTCCAGCACGTGGGCTTCATCCACGAGCAGCCGGACCGGAGCGCCGCGCTGGGCCAGCTGCGCGTAGCCGCCCAGGACTTCGTCCAGCCCGCGCCAGTGCTCGTGGTTGCCCAGGATGGCGAGCATGCCGTGACGGGCCGTCGTGGAGGCGAGGGCGGCCATCGTCTCGTCGAGCTGGTTCACGTCGTCGATGAGGTCCCCGGTCATCACCTGGAGGTCCACGCCCGCGGTGTTCATCACCTCCACGGCGCCGCGCAGGTACTCGGGGGAGATGAAGGGGCCCACGTGGACGTCGGTGATCTGCCCGATGCGGAAGCCGTCGAGCGCGGAGGGGAGGCCGCGCAGCTTCACCTCCACCTCGCGAACGGTGAAGCCCAGGCTGCCGCCCACGACGCCCACGGCGCTGGCGCCCATGGCGAAGACGGGCATGGCCTGACCGGCCTTCACCAGGAGGTTGCGGCGCTCCAGGTCCACGCCGGGGGGCGCGGCCCGCTGGCGGCGCTCGGCGCGCAGCTTGAGGACGAGGAACGGCAGGCCCATGAGCATCACCAGCAGCGCGGTGATGCTCCACACGACGGCGAACAGCTTCACCGGCACGAGGAACGGAGGCGTGTGGTGGAGCCCGTAGCCGGTGACGGCGGGCACGGTCCAGGCCGCGAACGCGAAGCCCATGAGCCCCAGCAACACGCCATGGCGCCAGCCGCGAGTGACCGCGGGCCACAGCCTGCGCAGCACGAGGTACGCGCCCAGGTAGACGAACAGCAGGACCAGCAGCCTTCCCATGGTGTGCGCGCTCTCGGTGTCGTGAGGAGGCCCGAGGATAACGGACCCCCTGACGCCGCGCTGTCCTCCGTCACCGGGCTGCTCGCCTGGGCTCCACGGGCCTGAACGTGTAAATCGCGCGGATGAACCGCCCGAAATCAGGGATTTGGCGGCGCCTGCGACGTTCAAGTCGCTCGCACCACGGGCCCGGCGGCGTGTCACCCACGTTGCCAAGGCTAGCTGGGCCAGCCCTCGCAGACTTGCGGAGAGCGTCAGCGCAACCGCACTTGGCTCGCCGCTATCGCATACTCCAATTGATGTGCCAGCCGTAAGCGTTGGCTTGACCAGGAGTGATGCCTGGGAGGTAGACGTAGATGCGGAATCCC contains the following coding sequences:
- a CDS encoding metallophosphoesterase, yielding MGRLLVLLFVYLGAYLVLRRLWPAVTRGWRHGVLLGLMGFAFAAWTVPAVTGYGLHHTPPFLVPVKLFAVVWSITALLVMLMGLPFLVLKLRAERRQRAAPPGVDLERRNLLVKAGQAMPVFAMGASAVGVVGGSLGFTVREVEVKLRGLPSALDGFRIGQITDVHVGPFISPEYLRGAVEVMNTAGVDLQVMTGDLIDDVNQLDETMAALASTTARHGMLAILGNHEHWRGLDEVLGGYAQLAQRGAPVRLLVDEAHVLEHGGQRLRVVGVDFPMSGRSRTVRDQRWQHSAETAFKEGHPDDVVLCLSHHPDFFPYAAERGARLTLAGHTHGGQVAFLGVPLFGFAFKHMLGRYRFRDSHLYVSGGTGHWLPFRIGIPPEVTLLTLRSA